GAGTTCTCCAGAGCAGGCCCAGAGCAGGGGGGagcagggggctgggctggggagccGGAAGAAAGAGGGGCTGGAGCTCCCTGAGTTGGAAGGCTGCTAGGGTCAGGCCGGGGAGGGCTGGGAGAAGCTGAGGAGGGGGCCTCGCCGGGGgtctgggagggcaggggggcagcGGGGCTGGGCGTGGCACTGGCCACTCCGAAGGCCAGAAGTGCCGTCTGCAGCGGCTCTCTCTCCCGGCATTTGGGCCTCCGCTTAACAGTGTCTGATTCTGTGAGGTTGAAATCAAGGCCAGCGGGCACAGGCgtctcccggggtggggggccagCTGGTTTCGGCCGCTGTTTGATAGTCAGGTTCCCCTCCTCGGCAAACGGGAGCCCTTCTCCTGAGCTGCCCCGAGATGGGGGCGTCCCCTCAGGtcctggctcctcctcctctgtgtccGACACGGGGCCAGCTGGGGCAAGTGGGCCGGGGGGCTCTGATGGGCCAGTTGGTTCACTTAGTGTTCGCCTTCGGGGCACAGAGGCCCCCTCCTTGGGCCCCGGGCTTCCGTCTAGTGGAGGCGGCTCCGTGGTGGGGCCAGAGACAGAGCTGAGGCGtttagggggtgggggtggggggcctttGCGTCGGGCACGAAGGGCAAAGGACTGGCTGCGGGGGGCCCCTCGAGCTGGAGTCGGGCTAGGGCTGGTCCGAGCTAGGGCACTGCGTCCCGGTCGCCGAGTGAGGGTGGCGTAGCTCCCCAAGGCACTGCCCACTGGCCCTtcagcctctccctctgcttccccctcgGTGGGGCCGGGGCGGCTTAGGCTATGGGACCGGCGCTTGGGCCGAGGTGGGTCTGGAGGAGTGGCGGGGGGACCAGCCAAGTAGGAGAAGGCACGAGGTGCACCAGGAGGTGGCcccggggctgggctggagggtgAGCCCTGGGGATACATAAAAACATAAGGCGGAGGGCCTTGACCAGGAAGTGGGGAACAAAGCTTAGGGGGCCGCTCTGTGCCCTCTGGAAGGTTCCTCTCCTGTGGGGTGCTCGGGTCTCCACCACTGGGCTGGGGGGCCGGCTGTTCCTGGGAGTGACCGGACCCTCGTGAGCGTGCTCCAATGCTCTCCTGGCTGGGAGagcgggcagggggcagggggaggggctcgGGGCCACCCCCAGCCATGGCTGCCTGTAGCTCTGGGCTCAGCTCACTGCCCTGAAAGGTGAGGAGGCGTGGGCCAGCTGCAGCCGGACCGTCCCCATTCTCCAGCCCCTCAATGGCCATCAGCTCCGGGCCTCTGGCTAGACGGCGGCCACCTTCAGCTGGGGCCTCCCCCTGCAGTAGGCCCCGCCGAAGCTCGGCCAGCCGTTTCACTCCCAGCATAAGCTTCTTCTGATGACCTGAGAGGGGACGGGTAGAGGCAACAGGGTTAGTGGGGGCTACAAAGGGTCACCTTGGTCCCCCTGGGATCCCATTCTCCCTTCTGGGCCTGACCCCTGAAATGTTTTAGACACCCTGGGAGGCACGTGGGGGCCCGGCCACAAGGCCCCAGGGCAGTCCTCACCGAGCTTGTTGACCCCGATCTCTTGCAGCTCCTCCCAGGTGAGGTCGGCCACCAGCCCCATGGAGTCGTAGCCACTGCTCACCAGCTGCTTGTGGTACTGCGGCAGCCCCAGCGCGCACAGCCACTCCAGCAGGTCCGCCTGGAAAAGGACCCCAGTGGAGCCGGGTCCCCAGCCAGCCTCAGCCCCCAAGCCAGGAAGGGCCCACACGGCCATGGCTGAAGGTGGGTGCTGGCACCAGCCACCTGCTTACCGGGATGTAGTTGGGCAGCCACTCGGCGATGCTGAGCTGAGCAATCTCCGAGGCGATCTTCTTCCTGTGCCCAGGCTTGGTGACCCCGATGGCCGTCAGGTCCTGCCACACAGACTCGTGCCGTTAGGCCCCCTCCGGTACCCACTGGGCCCTCTGCTGCCTTCCTGCTGTGGCACCTACCTCAGGCGTCATACGGCTGATGGTTGGCACGTCGTAGCCAGCCTGCAGGAAGTGGGCGGTGTAGCCTTCCAGCTGGAACTCACTCAGCCAGTTATGAATGGCCTGCGCATCCTGTGGCGTGCGGGCAGAGAGGGAAGTTAACAGAGCGGGGTCTATGGAGGAAGAGCCGAGGCTGGGGCCCAGCCATCAACCCCAGCCTCCCCTCGGGGCCCGGCCAGAGCAGGGGCTTGAGTCCATACTGAGGCCCATCCCACGCCGGGCCCACAGCCCACTTCTCAGTGcgggggggtggtgtgtgtggggggggtgtcaCACCTTCCCCTCCAGCAGCTGCTCCGGCCTCACGTCCTGGGTGAAAAGCTGTTCCCCAGAGTGGTAGTTGACCAGAGGGCGGTGGCTCAGGTTGTCTTcaagagggaaagaaatggaatcagggGTGGCAGGATGGAGGAGTGCCCGCCCGGGTACCATTTACCCTTCCTACCTGCCAGGGACGGGGGGTGCAGTCCTGGCAACACCTGGTCCTCTCCGGGGGAAGGCAGTGGCTAGAGACAGGACAGGAGCCACTCAGCACGTCGGGGAGCTGACAGCAGGGCGGAGGGCTCTGTCCTAGCCCCAATGCCCCCTCCCTCCTACCTGAGCATTCTCAATAAGAAGGCTGGTGCCATGGCCGTTGGTGCCCTCGGAACTCTGCCCGCTGCCGGCACTGCGGATGCTGCCCACGCTGCCCTCGCTGCCCACGCTATTCCTGTCACCTGCTGCAGGGGCACAGGCAAAGGGGTTAGAGCCCCAGTTGGCCTCACCAACAGCTGACTGGCAGCTTGCCAAGGCCAGACACCCACCCCAGTGCCCAGCATTGCCCTCTGGGAGGATGTACCTGGGCTATCTGGGCTGAGGCCCACCCGAGGGAGCTGGCCATAGGTCAGAGAGTGCAGGGGGTCGTCGGCAGGGGGCTGCTGTGTCCGAGAGAAGCCTGGGCGGAGGGGGGTGGGCACCGATGGGAGGCGGGGCGCGAGGATGCCCACTCGCTTGCTGACCACCTCCACGATGCCTGGGGGGAAGTAGCCCACACGGTCCGTGCCCCTCTGGCTCTCATGGATGTGGCCCTTCCAGCGGCCGTCGGGATGTTGCTCAAGCACCTGAGGCAGATGGGGCATGGGGGGGTGATGGCATCGATCACTTCCTGCACCAAGCAAAGGCAGGCAGCCAGCCCTATAGCCATGGTCCAGCTTTTCCTTTCCCCGCAAGGAGCTGATGCCCAAGTGCACCCACAGTTCTGCCCTTCCTGCCAGCATCCGGCCCAATCCACCTGTACCGGGGCCTCACCGTGATGACATCCCCTGCCCGGACATTGAGAGCAGTGGGATCGTGGAGGTTCCAGAAGTCCTTGAGTGCTCGGACCTTCAGGATCCCCGAGGCCTCTGACAGAAGATACAGGGCTGGCATCATCTGAGGGTCCTTAGGGTGTCT
The sequence above is drawn from the Lynx canadensis isolate LIC74 chromosome E1, mLynCan4.pri.v2, whole genome shotgun sequence genome and encodes:
- the CASKIN2 gene encoding caskin-2 isoform X4; translated protein: MLLQHQSNPCLVNKAKKTPLDLACEFGRLKVAQLLLNSHLCVALLEGEAKDPCDPNYTTPLHLAAKNGHREVIRQLLRAGIEINRQTKTGTALHEAALYGKTEVVRLLLEGGVDVNIRNTYNQTALDIVNQFTTSQASREIKQLLREASGILKVRALKDFWNLHDPTALNVRAGDVITVLEQHPDGRWKGHIHESQRGTDRVGYFPPGIVEVVSKRVGILAPRLPSVPTPLRPGFSRTQQPPADDPLHSLTYGQLPRVGLSPDSPAGDRNSVGSEGSVGSIRSAGSGQSSEGTNGHGTSLLIENAQPLPSPGEDQVLPGLHPPSLADNLSHRPLVNYHSGEQLFTQDVRPEQLLEGKDAQAIHNWLSEFQLEGYTAHFLQAGYDVPTISRMTPEDLTAIGVTKPGHRKKIASEIAQLSIAEWLPNYIPADLLEWLCALGLPQYHKQLVSSGYDSMGLVADLTWEELQEIGVNKLGHQKKLMLGVKRLAELRRGLLQGEAPAEGGRRLARGPELMAIEGLENGDGPAAAGPRLLTFQGSELSPELQAAMAGGGPEPLPLPPARSPSQESIGARSRGSGHSQEQPAPQPSGGDPSTPQERNLPEGTERPPKLCSPLPGQGPPPYVFMYPQGSPSSPAPGPPPGAPRAFSYLAGPPATPPDPPRPKRRSHSLSRPGPTEGEAEGEAEGPVGSALGSYATLTRRPGRSALARTSPSPTPARGAPRSQSFALRARRKGPPPPPPKRLSSVSGPTTEPPPLDGSPGPKEGASVPRRRTLSEPTGPSEPPGPLAPAGPVSDTEEEEPGPEGTPPSRGSSGEGLPFAEEGNLTIKQRPKPAGPPPRETPVPAGLDFNLTESDTVKRRPKCREREPLQTALLAFGVASATPSPAAPLPSQTPGEAPSSASPSPPRPDPSSLPTQGAPAPLSSGSPAQPPAPPCSGPALENSAGSWRHGETEPPASPAALIKVPGAGTAPKPVSVACTQLAFSGPKLAPRLGPRPVPPPRPESTGAVGSGRAQQRLEQTSSSLAAALRAAEKSIGTEEREGPPGTSTKHILDDISTMFDALADQLDAMLD
- the CASKIN2 gene encoding caskin-2 isoform X2; amino-acid sequence: MGQVLSCTPRELLGSTKRLNVNYQDADGFSALHHAALGGSLELIALLLEAQATVDIKDSNGMRPLHYAAWQGRLEPVRLLLRASAAVNAASLDGQIPLHLAAQYGHYEVSEMLLQHQSNPCLVNKAKKTPLDLACEFGRLKVAQLLLNSHLCVALLEGEAKDPCDPNYTTPLHLAAKNGHREVIRQLLRAGIEINRQTKTGTALHEAALYGKTEVVRLLLEGGVDVNIRNTYNQTALDIVNQFTTSQASREIKQLLREASGILKVRALKDFWNLHDPTALNVRAGDVITVLEQHPDGRWKGHIHESQRGTDRVGYFPPGIVEVVSKRVGILAPRLPSVPTPLRPGFSRTQQPPADDPLHSLTYGQLPRVGLSPDSPAGDRNSVGSEGSVGSIRSAGSGQSSEGTNGHGTSLLIENAQPLPSPGEDQVLPGLHPPSLADNLSHRPLVNYHSGEQLFTQDVRPEQLLEGKDAQAIHNWLSEFQLEGYTAHFLQAGYDVPTISRMTPEDLTAIGVTKPGHRKKIASEIAQLSIAEWLPNYIPADLLEWLCALGLPQYHKQLVSSGYDSMGLVADLTWEELQEIGVNKLGHQKKLMLGVKRLAELRRGLLQGEAPAEGGRRLARGPELMAIEGLENGDGPAAAGPRLLTFQGSELSPELQAAMAGGGPEPLPLPPARSPSQESIGARSRGSGHSQEQPAPQPSGGDPSTPQERNLPEGTERPPKLCSPLPGQGPPPYVFMYPQGSPSSPAPGPPPGAPRAFSYLAGPPATPPDPPRPKRRSHSLSRPGPTEGEAEGEAEGPVGSALGSYATLTRRPGRSALARTSPSPTPARGAPRSQSFALRARRKGPPPPPPKRLSSVSGPTTEPPPLDGSPGPKEGASVPRRRTLSEPTGPSEPPGPLAPAGPVSDTEEEEPGPEGTPPSRGSSGEGLPFAEEGNLTIKQRPKPAGPPPRETPVPAGLDFNLTESDTVKRRPKCREREPLQTALLAFGVASATPSPAAPLPSQTPGEAPSSASPSPPRPDPSSLPTQGAPAPLSSGSPAQPPAPPCSGPALENSAGSWRHGETEPPASPAALIKVPGAGTAPKPVSVACTQLAFSGPKLAPRLGPRPVPPPRPESTGAVGSGRAQQRLEQTSSSLAAALRAAEKSIGTEEREGPPGTSTKHILDDISTMFDALADQLDAMLD
- the CASKIN2 gene encoding caskin-2 isoform X3; amino-acid sequence: MLMGMRPLHYAAWQGRLEPVRLLLRASAAVNAASLDGQIPLHLAAQYGHYEVSEMLLQHQSNPCLVNKAKKTPLDLACEFGRLKVAQLLLNSHLCVALLEGEAKDPCDPNYTTPLHLAAKNGHREVIRQLLRAGIEINRQTKTGTALHEAALYGKTEVVRLLLEGGVDVNIRNTYNQTALDIVNQFTTSQASREIKQLLREASGILKVRALKDFWNLHDPTALNVRAGDVITVLEQHPDGRWKGHIHESQRGTDRVGYFPPGIVEVVSKRVGILAPRLPSVPTPLRPGFSRTQQPPADDPLHSLTYGQLPRVGLSPDSPAGDRNSVGSEGSVGSIRSAGSGQSSEGTNGHGTSLLIENAQPLPSPGEDQVLPGLHPPSLADNLSHRPLVNYHSGEQLFTQDVRPEQLLEGKDAQAIHNWLSEFQLEGYTAHFLQAGYDVPTISRMTPEDLTAIGVTKPGHRKKIASEIAQLSIAEWLPNYIPADLLEWLCALGLPQYHKQLVSSGYDSMGLVADLTWEELQEIGVNKLGHQKKLMLGVKRLAELRRGLLQGEAPAEGGRRLARGPELMAIEGLENGDGPAAAGPRLLTFQGSELSPELQAAMAGGGPEPLPLPPARSPSQESIGARSRGSGHSQEQPAPQPSGGDPSTPQERNLPEGTERPPKLCSPLPGQGPPPYVFMYPQGSPSSPAPGPPPGAPRAFSYLAGPPATPPDPPRPKRRSHSLSRPGPTEGEAEGEAEGPVGSALGSYATLTRRPGRSALARTSPSPTPARGAPRSQSFALRARRKGPPPPPPKRLSSVSGPTTEPPPLDGSPGPKEGASVPRRRTLSEPTGPSEPPGPLAPAGPVSDTEEEEPGPEGTPPSRGSSGEGLPFAEEGNLTIKQRPKPAGPPPRETPVPAGLDFNLTESDTVKRRPKCREREPLQTALLAFGVASATPSPAAPLPSQTPGEAPSSASPSPPRPDPSSLPTQGAPAPLSSGSPAQPPAPPCSGPALENSAGSWRHGETEPPASPAALIKVPGAGTAPKPVSVACTQLAFSGPKLAPRLGPRPVPPPRPESTGAVGSGRAQQRLEQTSSSLAAALRAAEKSIGTEEREGPPGTSTKHILDDISTMFDALADQLDAMLD
- the CASKIN2 gene encoding caskin-2 isoform X1, whose amino-acid sequence is MGREQDLILAVKNGDVTGVQKLVAKVKAAKTKLLGSTKRLNVNYQDADGFSALHHAALGGSLELIALLLEAQATVDIKDSNGMRPLHYAAWQGRLEPVRLLLRASAAVNAASLDGQIPLHLAAQYGHYEVSEMLLQHQSNPCLVNKAKKTPLDLACEFGRLKVAQLLLNSHLCVALLEGEAKDPCDPNYTTPLHLAAKNGHREVIRQLLRAGIEINRQTKTGTALHEAALYGKTEVVRLLLEGGVDVNIRNTYNQTALDIVNQFTTSQASREIKQLLREASGILKVRALKDFWNLHDPTALNVRAGDVITVLEQHPDGRWKGHIHESQRGTDRVGYFPPGIVEVVSKRVGILAPRLPSVPTPLRPGFSRTQQPPADDPLHSLTYGQLPRVGLSPDSPAGDRNSVGSEGSVGSIRSAGSGQSSEGTNGHGTSLLIENAQPLPSPGEDQVLPGLHPPSLADNLSHRPLVNYHSGEQLFTQDVRPEQLLEGKDAQAIHNWLSEFQLEGYTAHFLQAGYDVPTISRMTPEDLTAIGVTKPGHRKKIASEIAQLSIAEWLPNYIPADLLEWLCALGLPQYHKQLVSSGYDSMGLVADLTWEELQEIGVNKLGHQKKLMLGVKRLAELRRGLLQGEAPAEGGRRLARGPELMAIEGLENGDGPAAAGPRLLTFQGSELSPELQAAMAGGGPEPLPLPPARSPSQESIGARSRGSGHSQEQPAPQPSGGDPSTPQERNLPEGTERPPKLCSPLPGQGPPPYVFMYPQGSPSSPAPGPPPGAPRAFSYLAGPPATPPDPPRPKRRSHSLSRPGPTEGEAEGEAEGPVGSALGSYATLTRRPGRSALARTSPSPTPARGAPRSQSFALRARRKGPPPPPPKRLSSVSGPTTEPPPLDGSPGPKEGASVPRRRTLSEPTGPSEPPGPLAPAGPVSDTEEEEPGPEGTPPSRGSSGEGLPFAEEGNLTIKQRPKPAGPPPRETPVPAGLDFNLTESDTVKRRPKCREREPLQTALLAFGVASATPSPAAPLPSQTPGEAPSSASPSPPRPDPSSLPTQGAPAPLSSGSPAQPPAPPCSGPALENSAGSWRHGETEPPASPAALIKVPGAGTAPKPVSVACTQLAFSGPKLAPRLGPRPVPPPRPESTGAVGSGRAQQRLEQTSSSLAAALRAAEKSIGTEEREGPPGTSTKHILDDISTMFDALADQLDAMLD